The Candidatus Woesearchaeota archaeon region GAAGGTTTTCATCAATCCACATCACTTGTGAGTCAATGTCCTCATCAACTGAGTCAAATGCAGATGAGGCAATCTCAAAATTCATTGACCTGAAGATTTTTATCAAAGCAGAGGGCATGCTTTCCACAAGCTTTCTCCCTCCAAGAGTTTCAAGGAAGCACTTTGCCTCTTCAAGCGATACATTCCCCTTTTTTCCGACGCATTCATCTGCAAATGTTTCAAAGTCTGTCAAAGCAGCCCTTGCATCCCCTCCGGAGTGCCTTGCAATCCTTTTGAGGATTTCATCCTCAACCTTCAGGTTTTCAAGCCCGGCGATTTTTTTAAGGAGTGCAAATATGTGCTCGCTTCCAACTTTGTCAAATCTCACAAGAGTTGATTTTGTCTTGAGAGTGCTGTATTTTGAGTCCCAGTGTATCTCGCGGGGGTCTTCCTTGAACCCTGCGGTCATTATCACAGGAAAGGATGTCTCTGATATTATCTTTGCAAGAGTGGGCATTCCGCCGCGGTCATTCTGCCCCGAAATTCCGTCAACCTCATCGATAAGCAGGATTTTGTCCCGTGCAAAAAGGGATGCCTGCTTTGAGGCATTTCCTATTGTTGACTGGATTTGCTCGCTTCCGCGGAAGTCAGATGCATTTACCTCAAGAATTTCAATTTTGTTCTCTCTTGCTATTGCATGCACAAGCGAGGTCTTTCCTGTCCCGGAAGGTCCGTAGAGGAGAAGCGCCTTTTTTTTCTCATTCCTGAAGTTCTCAATGAACTTTTTTACTGCCTTGACCTGGCTTTCCTGCCCGAGAATTTCAGAGCTCTTTTTCGGCTGGTATTTCCTTGTCCAGGGAAGCTGCCCAGA contains the following coding sequences:
- a CDS encoding replication factor C large subunit — translated: MAENERIGKEKDSSGQLPWTRKYQPKKSSEILGQESQVKAVKKFIENFRNEKKKALLLYGPSGTGKTSLVHAIARENKIEILEVNASDFRGSEQIQSTIGNASKQASLFARDKILLIDEVDGISGQNDRGGMPTLAKIISETSFPVIMTAGFKEDPREIHWDSKYSTLKTKSTLVRFDKVGSEHIFALLKKIAGLENLKVEDEILKRIARHSGGDARAALTDFETFADECVGKKGNVSLEEAKCFLETLGGRKLVESMPSALIKIFRSMNFEIASSAFDSVDEDIDSQVMWIDENLPKEYRNADELNRAYEMLSKADMFKGRIKKRQYWGFLRTIGILISSGIAVSKDKKPEHSASYKQPERLLDFWKANMKYQKRKAIAKKFAKKSHSSEREATYSIPYLKIIFHKDRKMADKIAKSLELDEEEIDWLKR